A genomic window from Helicobacter pylori includes:
- the ccsA gene encoding cytochrome c biogenesis protein CcsA, which yields MKNLKSLLSFLLASFWVAIPLIALYALACAIATFIENDYGTSASKAIVYNTPWFNFLHGYLLVVLIGAFIKSKALERKRYASLFFHSSLILIILGAAITRFFGVEGLMHVRENSVQSSFESADTYLNIALNDTTKLSLKTPLTFYHSKRLRPIHATLDHKPLILEPLEIYKQNAIKKDDATILVLKATYNGVSRKFNLIKTNRNEGIEESEMFKDDKLSLSFGSADIELPFQIKLKRFELERYAGSMSPSSYASEVEVLKLDNTLIKPYRIFMNHVLDYEGYRFFQSSYDMDEKGTILSVNKDPGKIPTYLGYAMLILGALWLLLDKNGRFLKLSRFLKSQQMASFLLAFIMISPLTHSFANESQIDMHGGKSASIERQSVENSANKEDSKSVILERLKHLREYSKDHLKAFQRLQVQDFDGRIKPLDTISIEYIHKILRKDDFQGLNAMQVLLGIMFFPDDWRSVKMIYTSTKALRKLIGTPLDESRIAFRDVFDSRGYKLKNLVEEVNQKSPNERNELDKDVLKVDERINLVYTLFSAQFLRIFPSDKTSAWLSPIEAINSPNKEISSVAQDFLKNMFSGFDDALKANQWDKVEKTLQDLSAYQQEHAKNLYLPSSKVDSEIFLNHTNFFNSLTLPYIFLGLLLFIVVISSLIKNTPPNIWLIRILYTAILLCTLAHSMGLFLRWYVSGHSPWSNAYESMLYIAWASVIAGFILRSKLALSASSFLAGIALFVAHLGFMDPQIGHLVPVLKSYWLNIHVSVITASYGFLGLCFVLGILSLVLFILRKQGRSNLDKTILSISAINEMSMILGLFMLTAGNFLGGVWANESWGRYWGWDPKETWALISICVYALILHLRFLGSQNWPFMLASSSVLGFYSVLMTYFGVNYYLSGLHSYAAGDPLPIPTFLYFLVAIPFMLVVLAYFKRHLSLPKLV from the coding sequence ATGAAAAATCTCAAAAGCCTGCTTTCTTTTTTGCTGGCTTCTTTTTGGGTCGCTATCCCTTTAATCGCTCTTTACGCTTTGGCATGCGCGATAGCCACTTTTATAGAAAACGACTACGGCACGAGCGCGAGTAAGGCTATTGTGTATAACACCCCATGGTTTAATTTTTTGCATGGGTATTTGCTGGTGGTTTTAATAGGCGCATTCATCAAATCTAAAGCTTTGGAGCGCAAAAGGTATGCGAGCCTTTTTTTCCACAGCTCCTTGATTTTAATCATTTTAGGGGCAGCGATCACGCGTTTTTTTGGCGTGGAAGGTCTTATGCATGTGCGAGAAAATAGCGTTCAAAGCTCTTTTGAAAGCGCAGACACTTACCTTAATATCGCTTTGAATGACACCACTAAACTTTCTTTAAAAACGCCTTTAACTTTTTATCATTCCAAACGATTAAGGCCCATTCATGCCACTTTAGATCACAAGCCTTTAATTCTAGAACCTTTAGAGATCTATAAGCAAAACGCCATTAAAAAAGATGACGCTACTATTTTAGTGCTAAAAGCGACTTATAATGGCGTGAGCCGCAAATTCAACCTCATTAAAACCAACAGGAATGAAGGCATAGAAGAGAGCGAAATGTTTAAAGACGACAAGCTTTCTTTAAGTTTTGGATCGGCTGATATTGAATTGCCTTTCCAAATCAAATTGAAGCGTTTTGAATTAGAACGCTACGCTGGCTCTATGAGCCCTTCATCTTACGCTTCAGAAGTGGAAGTTTTGAAATTGGATAATACCTTAATCAAACCTTATAGGATTTTTATGAACCATGTCTTAGACTATGAAGGCTATCGCTTTTTCCAATCTTCCTATGACATGGATGAAAAAGGCACGATCCTTTCTGTCAATAAAGACCCGGGTAAAATCCCCACTTATTTAGGGTATGCGATGCTTATTTTAGGGGCTTTGTGGTTGCTTTTGGATAAAAACGGGCGTTTTTTAAAGCTTTCACGCTTTTTAAAATCCCAACAAATGGCTAGTTTCTTACTCGCTTTTATTATGATCAGCCCCTTAACCCATTCATTCGCCAATGAGAGCCAAATTGATATGCATGGGGGCAAAAGCGCTTCAATTGAGCGACAAAGCGTAGAAAATTCCGCTAACAAAGAAGATTCTAAAAGCGTTATTTTAGAGCGTTTGAAGCATTTGAGAGAGTATTCCAAAGACCATTTGAAAGCCTTTCAAAGGCTTCAAGTCCAGGATTTTGACGGGCGTATCAAGCCCCTTGACACCATTAGCATTGAATATATTCATAAAATTTTAAGAAAAGATGATTTTCAAGGGCTAAACGCTATGCAAGTGCTTTTAGGGATCATGTTTTTCCCTGATGATTGGCGCAGCGTTAAGATGATTTACACTTCCACTAAAGCCTTAAGAAAACTTATTGGCACGCCTTTAGATGAAAGCCGTATCGCTTTTAGAGATGTGTTTGATAGCCGTGGGTATAAATTGAAAAATTTAGTTGAAGAAGTCAATCAAAAATCCCCCAACGAGCGCAACGAGTTGGATAAAGATGTCTTAAAAGTGGATGAACGCATCAACTTAGTTTATACGCTTTTTAGCGCCCAATTTTTACGCATTTTCCCTAGCGATAAAACCAGCGCTTGGCTCTCGCCCATTGAAGCGATCAACAGCCCTAACAAAGAAATTTCAAGCGTGGCGCAAGATTTTTTAAAAAATATGTTTAGCGGGTTTGATGACGCTTTAAAAGCCAATCAATGGGATAAAGTAGAAAAAACCCTACAAGATTTAAGCGCCTATCAGCAAGAGCATGCCAAAAACCTCTATTTGCCCTCTTCTAAAGTTGATTCTGAAATTTTCTTAAACCACACGAATTTTTTTAACAGCCTGACCTTGCCTTATATTTTTCTTGGGCTGTTGCTTTTCATCGTTGTGATCAGTTCCCTCATTAAAAACACCCCCCCTAATATTTGGCTTATTAGAATCCTTTATACCGCTATCTTGCTTTGCACTCTCGCTCATTCTATGGGGCTATTTTTGCGCTGGTATGTGAGCGGGCATTCGCCTTGGAGTAACGCTTATGAATCCATGCTCTATATCGCATGGGCTTCTGTGATCGCAGGGTTTATTTTACGCTCCAAACTCGCCTTATCCGCTTCTAGTTTTCTAGCCGGTATCGCGCTCTTTGTGGCTCATTTAGGCTTTATGGACCCGCAAATTGGTCATTTAGTGCCGGTGTTAAAATCTTATTGGCTCAATATCCATGTTTCTGTCATTACCGCTAGTTATGGCTTTTTAGGCTTGTGTTTTGTGCTAGGGATTTTGAGTTTGGTTTTGTTTATTTTGCGCAAACAAGGGCGTTCCAATTTGGATAAAACCATTCTTTCCATTAGCGCTATCAATGAAATGAGCATGATTTTAGGCCTGTTCATGCTCACGGCCGGGAATTTTTTAGGCGGAGTATGGGCGAATGAATCTTGGGGGCGCTATTGGGGGTGGGACCCTAAAGAAACTTGGGCGTTGATTTCTATTTGCGTCTATGCTTTGATCTTGCATTTGCGTTTTTTAGGCTCTCAAAATTGGCCCTTTATGTTAGCGAGCAGCAGCGTGCTAGGGTTTTACTCGGTTTTGATGACTTATTTTGGCGTGAATTACTACCTTTCTGGCTTGCACAGCTATGCCGCAGGCGATCCCTTGCCGATCCCTACTTTCTTGTATTTTTTGGTAGCGATACCTTTTATGCTCGTGGTTTTGGCGTATTTCAAACGCCATTTGAGTTTGCCGAAATTGGTTTAA
- a CDS encoding SoxW family protein produces the protein MFSFSYVSKKFLSVLLLISLVLSACKSNNKDKLDENLLSSGSQSSKELNDERDNIDKKSYAGLEDVFLNNKSISPNNKYMLLVFGRNGCAYCERLKNDLKNVKELRDYIKERFSAYYVNISYSKEHNFKVGDKSNEKEIKMSTEELEQIYAVQSTPTIVLSDKTGKTIYELPGYMPSTQFLAVLEFIGDGKYQDTKNDEDLTKKLKAYIKYKTNLSKSKSN, from the coding sequence ATGTTTTCATTCTCTTATGTTTCCAAGAAATTTTTAAGCGTTTTGCTATTGATTTCGCTAGTTTTAAGCGCTTGCAAGTCCAACAACAAGGACAAATTAGACGAAAATCTTTTAAGCTCTGGCTCTCAAAGCTCCAAAGAATTAAACGATGAGCGAGACAATATAGACAAAAAGAGTTACGCCGGTTTAGAAGATGTTTTTCTAAACAATAAGTCCATTAGCCCTAATAATAAATACATGCTGTTAGTTTTTGGCCGTAATGGTTGCGCTTATTGTGAAAGGCTGAAAAACGATCTTAAAAATGTCAAAGAATTGCGCGACTATATTAAAGAGCGTTTTAGCGCTTACTATGTCAATATCAGCTACTCTAAAGAGCATAATTTTAAGGTCGGCGATAAAAGTAATGAAAAAGAAATCAAAATGTCTACTGAAGAATTAGAGCAAATTTATGCCGTCCAATCCACCCCTACGATTGTTTTATCTGACAAAACCGGTAAAACCATCTATGAATTGCCCGGTTACATGCCCTCTACACAATTTTTAGCCGTGCTAGAATTTATCGGCGATGGGAAGTATCAAGACACGAAAAACGATGAGGATCTCACTAAAAAATTAAAGGCTTACATCAAGTATAAAACCAACCTTTCTAAAAGCAAGTCTAACTAG
- the hemH gene encoding ferrochelatase — protein MDLVDEKLNNLENNAVKFPKEAVILLNMGGPNSLYEVGVFLKNMFDDPLILTIKNNFMRKMVGKMIVNSRIEKSKKIYEKLGGKSPLTPITFALTERLNQLDPSRFYTYAMRYTPPYASMVLQDLALKEVESLVFFSMYPQYSSTTTLSSFNDAFNALKSLETFRPKVRVIERFYASEKLNEIILNTILSALNNHKSQDFVLIFSVHGLPKSIIDAGDTYQQECEHHVSLLKDLMQQKNIPFKEVLLSYQSKLGPMKWLEPSTEELIEKHRKSNIIIYPLAFTIDNSETLYELEIQYRLMAERLAIKEYLVCPCLNDSIEFAKFIIERVKNLKDG, from the coding sequence ATGGATTTAGTAGATGAAAAGCTTAATAATTTAGAAAATAACGCTGTAAAATTCCCTAAAGAAGCAGTTATTCTTTTGAATATGGGAGGGCCTAACAGCCTTTATGAAGTGGGGGTGTTTTTAAAAAACATGTTTGATGACCCCCTTATCCTTACCATTAAAAATAATTTCATGCGTAAAATGGTGGGTAAAATGATCGTCAATAGCCGCATAGAAAAATCCAAAAAGATCTATGAAAAATTAGGAGGCAAATCCCCTTTAACGCCTATCACATTCGCCCTTACAGAGCGTTTGAACCAATTAGATCCTTCTCGTTTTTACACTTATGCAATGCGTTATACCCCCCCTTATGCGTCCATGGTGTTGCAAGATTTAGCTTTAAAAGAGGTAGAAAGCCTGGTGTTTTTTTCCATGTATCCTCAATATTCTAGCACCACCACGCTTTCTAGTTTCAATGACGCTTTTAACGCCCTAAAATCTTTAGAAACTTTCCGCCCTAAAGTGCGAGTGATAGAGCGCTTTTATGCGAGCGAAAAACTTAATGAAATCATTTTAAACACGATTCTAAGCGCCCTAAACAACCACAAAAGCCAGGATTTTGTCCTAATTTTTTCCGTCCATGGCTTGCCTAAAAGCATTATTGATGCCGGCGATACTTACCAACAAGAATGCGAGCATCATGTGAGTTTGTTAAAAGATTTGATGCAACAAAAAAATATCCCTTTTAAAGAGGTTTTACTCTCTTACCAATCCAAGCTAGGGCCTATGAAATGGCTAGAGCCAAGCACTGAGGAATTGATAGAAAAGCACCGCAAGTCTAACATCATCATCTACCCTTTGGCTTTCACGATTGACAATTCTGAAACGCTCTATGAATTAGAAATACAATACCGCTTGATGGCAGAGCGCTTAGCGATTAAAGAGTATTTAGTTTGCCCGTGTTTAAACGATTCTATAGAGTTTGCAAAGTTCATTATTGAACGGGTTAAAAACCTCAAAGACGGATAA
- a CDS encoding 16S rRNA (uracil(1498)-N(3))-methyltransferase — MRFVYHPLAKEPALKIEGESYTHLYRSRRIKSASGLDLRNLNDNFLYTYEHTEITKKHALLRLVSQQELEVMASKKTHLILSVIEIKSIEKMLPFLNQLGVSKLSLFYADFSQRNEKIDSAKLEHFQKILINSCEQCGRSALMELEVFSNTKEMLKAYPKASVLDFNGKTLQTNFNAEKGVIIGPEGGFSEPEREQFKEREIYRIPLDMVLKSESACVFVASIAQV; from the coding sequence ATGCGTTTTGTCTATCATCCTTTAGCCAAAGAGCCTGCTTTAAAAATAGAGGGCGAAAGTTATACGCATTTATACCGATCAAGGCGCATCAAAAGCGCGAGTGGTTTGGATTTAAGAAACTTAAACGACAATTTTTTATACACCTATGAGCATACAGAAATCACTAAAAAACACGCCCTTTTAAGGTTAGTGAGCCAACAAGAATTAGAAGTCATGGCTAGCAAAAAAACGCATTTGATTTTAAGCGTGATTGAAATCAAAAGCATTGAAAAAATGTTGCCCTTTCTTAACCAATTAGGCGTGAGTAAATTGAGTTTATTTTATGCGGATTTTAGCCAGCGTAATGAAAAAATAGACAGCGCCAAGTTAGAGCACTTTCAAAAGATTTTGATCAATTCTTGCGAGCAATGCGGCCGTAGCGCTTTAATGGAATTGGAAGTGTTTTCCAACACCAAAGAAATGCTAAAAGCCTACCCTAAAGCGAGCGTTTTGGATTTTAACGGCAAAACATTACAAACCAATTTTAATGCTGAAAAGGGCGTTATCATAGGGCCTGAAGGGGGCTTTAGCGAGCCAGAAAGAGAGCAATTTAAAGAGCGTGAAATTTATCGTATCCCGTTAGATATGGTGCTAAAATCTGAGAGTGCATGCGTGTTTGTAGCGAGCATCGCGCAAGTTTAG
- the dcd gene encoding dCTP deaminase, with the protein MGLKADSWIKKMSLEHGMISPFCEKQVGKNVISYGLSSYGYDIRVGSEFMLFDNKNALIDPKNFDPNNATKIDASKEGYFILPANAFALAHTIEYFKMPKDTLAICLGKSTYARCGIIVNVTPFEPEFEGYITIEISNTTNLPAKVYANEGIAQVVFLQGDEVCEQSYKDRGGKYQGQVGITLPKILK; encoded by the coding sequence ATGGGATTGAAAGCGGATTCTTGGATTAAAAAAATGAGTTTAGAGCATGGCATGATTAGCCCTTTTTGCGAAAAACAAGTCGGTAAAAATGTGATTAGCTATGGTTTGAGCAGTTATGGGTATGATATTAGAGTGGGGAGTGAGTTCATGCTCTTTGACAATAAAAACGCTTTGATTGACCCTAAAAACTTTGATCCTAACAATGCAACTAAAATTGATGCGAGCAAAGAAGGTTATTTTATTTTACCGGCTAACGCGTTCGCCCTAGCCCATACGATAGAGTATTTTAAAATGCCTAAAGACACTTTAGCGATTTGTTTAGGGAAAAGCACTTACGCCAGATGCGGAATTATTGTGAATGTTACGCCTTTTGAGCCAGAATTTGAAGGCTATATCACGATTGAAATTTCTAACACCACCAATTTACCCGCTAAAGTCTATGCAAATGAAGGGATCGCACAAGTGGTGTTTTTGCAAGGCGATGAGGTGTGCGAGCAAAGTTATAAGGACAGAGGCGGTAAGTATCAAGGGCAAGTGGGTATCACTTTGCCTAAGATCTTAAAGTGA
- the accB gene encoding acetyl-CoA carboxylase biotin carboxyl carrier protein, with product MNLSEIEELIKEFKASDLGHLKLKQEHFELVLDKESAYVKHKNALNPTHSSAPIPTPIMVEASMPSAQAPVPMVCTPIMDKKEDFVLSPMVGTFYHAPSPGAEPYVKAGDTLKKGQVVGIVEAMKIMNEIEVEYPCKVVSVEVGDAQPVEYGTKLIKVEKL from the coding sequence ATGAACCTTTCTGAAATTGAAGAACTGATCAAAGAATTTAAAGCTTCTGATTTAGGGCATTTGAAATTAAAGCAAGAGCATTTTGAATTGGTTTTAGATAAAGAATCCGCTTATGTGAAACATAAAAACGCGCTAAATCCCACTCATTCTTCAGCCCCCATTCCAACCCCCATTATGGTAGAAGCGAGCATGCCAAGTGCTCAAGCCCCTGTGCCTATGGTATGCACCCCTATTATGGATAAAAAAGAAGATTTTGTGCTTTCGCCTATGGTAGGTACTTTTTACCATGCACCCTCTCCTGGGGCTGAGCCTTATGTCAAGGCGGGCGATACGCTCAAAAAAGGGCAGGTTGTGGGCATTGTAGAAGCGATGAAAATCATGAATGAAATTGAAGTGGAATACCCTTGCAAGGTCGTTTCTGTTGAAGTGGGAGACGCTCAGCCGGTAGAATACGGCACAAAACTCATCAAAGTAGAAAAGCTTTAA
- a CDS encoding acetyl-CoA carboxylase biotin carboxylase subunit, producing MAKEHKKVEKKELSRILIANRGEIALRAIQTIQEMGKESIAIYSIADKDAHYLNTANAKVCIGGAKSSESYLNIPAIISAAELFEADAIFPGYGFLSENQNFVEICSHHSLEFIGPSAKVMALMSDKSKAKSVMKEAGMPVIEGSDGLLKSYQEAEEIADKIGYPVIIKAAAGGGGRGMRVVENKSKLKNLYLAAETEALSAFGDGSVYLEKFINKPKHIEVQILADKHGNVIHVGERDCSVQRRQQKLIEETPAVVLEESVRKRLLETAIKAAKHIGYVGAGTFEFLLDSNMKDFYFMEMNTRLQVEHTISEMVSGLNLIEWMIRIAQGEELPKQESFSLKGHAIECRITAEDPKKFYPSPGKITEWIAPGGVNVRLDSHAHANYVVPTHYDSMIGKLIVWGENRERAIAKMKRALKEFKVEGIKTTIPFHIEMLENADFRQAKIHTKYLEENF from the coding sequence ATGGCTAAAGAACATAAAAAGGTGGAAAAAAAAGAGCTTTCACGCATTTTGATCGCTAACAGAGGCGAGATCGCTTTAAGAGCGATCCAAACCATTCAAGAAATGGGGAAAGAATCCATAGCGATTTATTCAATCGCTGATAAGGACGCCCACTATCTCAATACGGCTAACGCTAAAGTGTGCATAGGGGGGGCAAAATCCAGTGAAAGTTATTTGAATATCCCGGCCATTATTAGCGCGGCGGAATTGTTTGAAGCGGATGCGATTTTCCCTGGGTATGGGTTTTTGAGTGAAAATCAGAATTTTGTAGAGATTTGCTCGCACCATTCTTTGGAATTTATTGGCCCGAGCGCAAAAGTGATGGCTTTAATGAGCGATAAATCTAAAGCCAAAAGCGTGATGAAAGAAGCCGGCATGCCTGTGATTGAGGGCAGTGATGGGCTGCTTAAAAGCTATCAAGAAGCCGAAGAAATCGCTGATAAAATCGGCTATCCTGTCATCATTAAAGCAGCCGCTGGTGGGGGTGGGAGAGGCATGCGTGTCGTGGAAAATAAATCCAAGTTAAAAAATCTCTATTTGGCCGCAGAAACAGAAGCTTTGAGCGCATTTGGCGATGGGAGCGTGTATTTAGAAAAATTCATCAACAAGCCCAAGCACATTGAAGTCCAAATTTTAGCCGATAAGCATGGCAATGTCATTCATGTGGGTGAAAGGGATTGCTCCGTGCAAAGACGCCAACAAAAGCTCATTGAAGAAACCCCGGCGGTGGTTTTAGAAGAAAGCGTCCGTAAGCGTTTGCTAGAAACAGCGATCAAGGCCGCTAAACACATCGGCTATGTGGGGGCTGGGACTTTTGAATTTTTGCTTGATTCTAACATGAAAGATTTTTATTTCATGGAGATGAACACCCGCTTGCAAGTGGAACACACCATTAGTGAAATGGTGAGCGGGTTAAACCTCATTGAGTGGATGATTAGAATCGCTCAAGGCGAAGAATTGCCCAAGCAAGAAAGCTTTTCTCTCAAAGGGCATGCGATAGAATGCCGCATCACTGCAGAAGATCCTAAAAAATTCTACCCAAGCCCGGGTAAAATCACTGAATGGATCGCTCCTGGTGGGGTGAATGTGCGCCTTGATTCGCATGCTCATGCCAATTATGTCGTGCCTACGCATTATGATTCTATGATTGGCAAGCTCATTGTGTGGGGTGAAAACAGAGAAAGAGCGATCGCTAAAATGAAAAGGGCTTTGAAAGAATTTAAAGTAGAAGGCATTAAAACGACCATTCCTTTTCATATTGAAATGCTTGAAAATGCAGATTTCAGGCAAGCAAAAATCCACACGAAGTATTTAGAAGAAAATTTTTAA
- the pseC gene encoding UDP-4-amino-4,6-dideoxy-N-acetyl-beta-L-altrosamine transaminase, which yields MKPFAYSEPCLDEEDKKAVLEVLNSKQLTQGKYSLLFEEALCEFLGVRHALAFNSATSALLALYRNFSDFSADYNEIITTPISFVATANMLLESGYTPIFAGVKNDGNIDEMALEKLITKKTKAIVSVDYAGKSVEVESIQKLCKKHSLSFLSDSSHALGSEYCNKKVGNFALASVFSFHAIKPITTAEGGAVVTNDSELYEKMKLFRSHGMLKKDFFEGEVKSVGYNFRLNEIQSALGLSQLKKASLLMQKREEIALVYDRIFKDNPYFTPLHLSLKHKSSNHLYPILIHQKFFTNKRAILEHLHKLGILAQVHYKPIYQYQLYQQLFNTAPLKSAEDFYGAEISLPCHANLNLENAKNIAHGVLKTFEGFNKPD from the coding sequence TTGAAACCATTTGCTTATAGCGAGCCTTGTTTAGATGAAGAAGATAAAAAGGCTGTTTTAGAAGTTCTAAATTCTAAGCAGCTCACGCAAGGCAAGTATTCTCTTTTATTTGAAGAGGCTTTGTGCGAGTTTTTGGGCGTTAGGCATGCGTTAGCGTTTAATAGCGCGACTTCAGCCCTTTTAGCTCTTTATAGGAATTTTAGCGATTTTAGTGCTGACTATAATGAAATAATCACCACCCCTATAAGCTTTGTAGCGACGGCGAACATGCTTTTAGAGAGCGGTTATACACCTATATTTGCTGGAGTCAAAAACGATGGCAATATAGATGAAATGGCTTTAGAAAAGCTTATCACTAAAAAAACTAAAGCCATTGTGAGCGTGGATTATGCCGGTAAAAGCGTGGAAGTAGAAAGCATTCAAAAACTTTGCAAAAAGCATTCTTTGAGTTTCCTTTCTGACAGCTCGCATGCTTTAGGGAGCGAGTATTGCAATAAAAAAGTAGGGAATTTTGCGTTAGCGAGCGTGTTTAGTTTCCATGCCATTAAGCCTATCACCACGGCTGAAGGGGGAGCGGTCGTTACTAACGATAGCGAATTATATGAAAAAATGAAATTGTTTCGCTCTCATGGCATGCTTAAAAAAGATTTTTTTGAAGGCGAAGTCAAGAGCGTGGGGTATAATTTCCGTTTGAATGAAATCCAGAGCGCTTTGGGTTTGAGCCAGCTTAAAAAAGCCTCTCTTTTGATGCAAAAAAGAGAAGAAATCGCTCTAGTTTATGACAGGATTTTTAAAGACAACCCTTATTTCACCCCCTTGCACCTTTCTTTAAAACATAAAAGCTCCAACCACCTTTATCCTATTTTAATCCATCAAAAATTTTTTACCAATAAAAGAGCCATTTTAGAACATTTGCACAAGCTTGGTATTTTAGCCCAAGTGCATTACAAGCCCATTTATCAATACCAGTTATACCAACAGCTTTTTAACACCGCTCCTTTAAAAAGTGCAGAGGATTTTTATGGCGCTGAAATTTCCTTGCCTTGCCATGCGAATTTAAATTTAGAGAACGCAAAAAACATCGCTCATGGCGTTTTAAAGACATTTGAGGGTTTTAATAAACCAGATTAA
- a CDS encoding ribonucleotide-diphosphate reductase subunit beta has protein sequence MEVSRKKIYNPDSTESVNERKIFGGNPTSMFDLNKIKYQWADHLWKTMLANTWFAEEVSMNDDKRDYLKLSAEEKIGYDRALAQLIFMDSLQTNNLIDNVNPFITSPEINLCLVRQAYEEALHSHAYAVMVESISANTEEIYDMWRNDMQLKSKNDYIAQVYMELAKNPTEKNILKALFANQILEGIYFYSGFSYFYTLARSGKMLGSAQMIRFIQRDEVTHLILFQNMINALRNERADLFTPQLIDEVIEMFKKAVEIEASWGDYITQGKILGLTSSLIEQYIQFLADSRLSKVGIAKIYGVQHPIKWVESFSSFNEQRSNFFEARVSNYAKGSVSFDDF, from the coding sequence ATGGAAGTTTCACGCAAGAAAATTTACAACCCCGATTCTACAGAAAGTGTGAATGAAAGAAAGATTTTTGGGGGCAATCCTACAAGCATGTTTGATTTGAACAAGATCAAATATCAATGGGCGGATCATTTATGGAAAACGATGCTCGCTAACACTTGGTTTGCTGAAGAAGTGAGCATGAATGATGATAAAAGGGATTATTTAAAATTAAGCGCAGAAGAAAAGATCGGCTATGACAGAGCTTTAGCGCAACTCATCTTTATGGATAGCTTGCAAACCAATAATTTAATTGACAATGTCAATCCCTTTATCACCAGTCCCGAAATCAATTTGTGTTTGGTGCGTCAAGCTTATGAAGAAGCCTTGCACAGCCATGCGTATGCGGTGATGGTAGAAAGCATAAGCGCTAATACCGAAGAGATTTATGACATGTGGCGTAATGACATGCAATTAAAAAGCAAGAACGATTATATCGCGCAGGTGTATATGGAATTAGCCAAAAACCCCACAGAAAAAAACATCCTCAAAGCGCTTTTTGCAAATCAAATTTTAGAGGGGATTTATTTTTATAGCGGGTTTAGCTATTTTTACACTTTAGCTAGGAGCGGTAAAATGCTCGGATCGGCGCAAATGATTCGTTTTATCCAAAGAGATGAGGTAACGCACTTGATTTTATTCCAAAACATGATCAACGCTTTAAGGAATGAAAGAGCGGATTTATTCACGCCGCAATTGATTGATGAAGTCATAGAAATGTTTAAAAAAGCGGTAGAAATTGAAGCCTCATGGGGGGATTATATCACGCAAGGCAAGATTTTAGGGCTTACTTCAAGCTTGATTGAGCAATACATCCAGTTTTTAGCGGATAGCCGTTTGAGTAAGGTGGGTATCGCTAAAATTTATGGCGTCCAACACCCCATTAAATGGGTAGAGAGCTTTTCAAGTTTCAATGAGCAACGATCCAATTTCTTTGAAGCTAGGGTGAGCAATTACGCTAAAGGGAGCGTGAGTTTTGATGATTTTTAA
- the pcm gene encoding protein-L-isoaspartate O-methyltransferase — MNSIKNHLMCEEINKRFHLHPKVREAMENIEREVFVPAPFKHFAYTLNALSMQAQQYISSPLTVAKMTQYLEIDHVDSVLEIGCGSGYQAAVLSQIFRRVFSVERIESLYIEARSRLKALGLDNVHVKFADGNKGWEQYAPYDRILFSACAKNIPQALVDQLEEGGILVAPIQENNEQVIKRFVKQNNALRIQKVLEKCSFVPVVDGVQ; from the coding sequence TTGAATAGTATCAAAAACCATTTGATGTGCGAAGAAATCAATAAGCGTTTTCATTTGCACCCCAAAGTGAGAGAGGCCATGGAGAACATTGAAAGAGAGGTTTTTGTGCCAGCCCCTTTCAAGCATTTTGCCTACACTTTGAACGCCCTTTCCATGCAAGCGCAACAATACATTTCTTCGCCCCTAACCGTGGCCAAAATGACGCAATATTTAGAAATTGATCATGTGGATAGCGTGCTAGAAATTGGCTGCGGGAGCGGCTATCAAGCGGCGGTGCTTTCTCAAATCTTTAGGCGCGTTTTTAGCGTTGAAAGGATTGAAAGCCTATATATAGAAGCGCGTTCGCGCCTTAAAGCGTTAGGTTTAGATAATGTTCATGTCAAATTTGCTGACGGGAACAAGGGCTGGGAGCAATACGCCCCCTATGATAGGATTTTATTCTCTGCTTGCGCTAAAAATATCCCGCAAGCGCTTGTTGATCAGCTTGAAGAAGGCGGGATTTTAGTTGCGCCCATTCAAGAAAATAACGAGCAAGTGATCAAACGCTTTGTGAAGCAAAATAACGCCTTGCGCATCCAAAAAGTGCTAGAAAAATGCTCATTTGTGCCTGTTGTAGATGGGGTGCAATAA